In the genome of Caldalkalibacillus uzonensis, one region contains:
- a CDS encoding TAXI family TRAP transporter solute-binding subunit, with product MRKTLFPLFLIVLAFALVACSSDTSAPAEGNGSSSEGEASNNNEGNNEGRPDSYNIQMTTGTTTGVYYPLGAAFTEFFTREIDYIQASSQATNGSVQNLNFMQQGESNMALTPIGTLWEAYNGEGPFSGNAYEDVRILAALYPNVNHFVARKDAALTSIADIEGRNFAPGATGSATEIESRQTLEAYGVDYDSVNHNFVGFTEATDLMRNRQVDAAMIMAGIPAAAVSEMTATADGVLLSYDDDIIAKMQEQYPWYIEFIISAESYENQDEDVKTVAQLNMLVVDASMPEEVAYDLVKTFWEKIDQLQDAHAVVAQFDVENAVTGLADVPLHPGAEKYYKEVGVLQ from the coding sequence ATGAGAAAGACTTTGTTCCCCTTATTTTTGATTGTATTAGCCTTTGCACTTGTTGCCTGCTCTTCTGATACTTCTGCTCCAGCAGAAGGGAACGGGTCGAGCTCTGAAGGAGAAGCAAGTAATAATAATGAAGGTAACAATGAAGGACGTCCTGACTCCTATAATATTCAAATGACAACTGGAACAACAACAGGTGTTTATTATCCTTTGGGTGCTGCTTTCACTGAATTTTTTACGAGGGAAATTGATTATATCCAAGCTTCTTCGCAAGCGACTAACGGAAGTGTTCAAAACCTTAATTTTATGCAGCAAGGTGAGTCGAACATGGCACTAACCCCGATTGGAACCCTTTGGGAAGCATATAATGGGGAAGGTCCTTTTTCGGGGAACGCATACGAAGATGTCAGGATTTTGGCGGCTTTATATCCCAATGTCAATCACTTTGTCGCTAGAAAAGATGCTGCACTTACTTCTATTGCAGATATTGAAGGGCGAAATTTTGCACCTGGTGCGACAGGTAGTGCAACCGAGATTGAATCACGCCAAACCTTGGAAGCCTATGGCGTTGATTATGACTCAGTCAATCATAACTTTGTTGGTTTTACCGAAGCAACGGACTTAATGAGAAACAGACAAGTTGACGCTGCTATGATCATGGCTGGTATACCTGCAGCAGCTGTTTCGGAAATGACTGCCACAGCCGACGGGGTGCTTCTGAGTTATGATGATGATATCATTGCGAAGATGCAAGAACAGTATCCTTGGTATATTGAGTTCATTATCTCTGCGGAAAGCTATGAGAACCAGGATGAAGATGTAAAAACAGTTGCTCAGCTAAATATGTTGGTAGTGGATGCATCTATGCCAGAAGAGGTTGCCTATGATCTTGTAAAAACTTTCTGGGAAAAGATAGATCAATTACAGGATGCTCATGCAGTTGTTGCTCAGTTTGATGTTGAAAATGCTGTAACCGGCTTGGCTGATGTACCGCTCCATCCGGGAGCAGAAAAATATTATAAGGAAGTCGGCGTACTACAGTAA
- a CDS encoding acetate--CoA ligase family protein, with product MNPVQSIEYLLNPSSIAVVGASTNRNKHGGRLIHHLLMHGYTGKIYPINPKADNIQGLTCFPSIKALPESVDLACLLISSKYLLKTMEECVDKKIKMVMIHSSGFAETGREGAKLQQQLVEYAKANGIRICGPNTIGITNVKNKVFASFSMSMTSTNIPVDGSISYITQSGAIGGAMLSQGWDKSIGINKWISSGNEADLDAADYIDYMVKDDSTRTICVFLEGIKDGLKLKRSLVKAANKRKPVIVFKNGRTEVGRKSVQSHTGLLAGNHKVYQAVFKQYGVIMAESLDDLFDFAMALNYLSLPDGKRVGVVSTSGGACTIVADRCIDSGLEVPDLTKESKERLKAILPDFGAPQNPFDTTAQILNNPEYLKQGLEVLINDPNIDAMILMLTILAGSVATHVAEDIIELSQLSDKPIIVAWTIAENLAKEGMNKLRKAKVPLYPSPERAVKSLQVMQQYKRFLEEWERKKEVYNVALLKNVPVVDYSIHSKH from the coding sequence TTGAACCCGGTCCAATCTATTGAATATTTGCTTAATCCGTCCTCCATAGCGGTTGTTGGTGCATCTACTAACAGAAATAAACATGGAGGACGTCTTATCCATCATTTGCTCATGCATGGTTATACAGGAAAGATTTATCCAATTAATCCCAAAGCGGATAATATACAGGGTTTAACCTGCTTTCCATCAATTAAAGCCCTGCCAGAATCGGTAGATCTAGCTTGTCTACTTATTTCTTCCAAGTATTTGTTAAAAACGATGGAAGAGTGCGTTGACAAAAAAATAAAAATGGTGATGATTCATTCTTCAGGATTTGCTGAAACCGGAAGAGAAGGAGCAAAACTCCAACAACAATTGGTTGAGTATGCTAAAGCGAATGGCATTCGTATTTGCGGTCCCAATACTATTGGGATAACAAATGTAAAAAATAAGGTGTTTGCCAGTTTTAGTATGTCTATGACTTCCACGAACATTCCTGTCGACGGGAGTATTTCTTACATTACTCAAAGCGGGGCAATTGGAGGAGCGATGCTAAGCCAGGGGTGGGATAAGAGCATTGGTATTAACAAATGGATCAGTTCAGGAAATGAGGCTGATTTGGACGCTGCTGATTATATTGATTATATGGTAAAAGATGACTCGACTAGAACTATCTGTGTTTTTTTGGAAGGGATTAAAGACGGACTGAAGCTAAAGCGATCGCTTGTCAAGGCTGCTAATAAGCGGAAGCCTGTGATTGTTTTTAAAAATGGGCGCACTGAAGTGGGGCGTAAGTCGGTTCAATCCCATACAGGTCTATTGGCCGGTAATCATAAAGTATATCAAGCTGTTTTTAAACAGTATGGTGTGATCATGGCCGAAAGCCTGGATGACTTATTTGATTTTGCCATGGCTCTAAATTACTTATCTCTTCCGGACGGAAAGCGGGTTGGCGTTGTTTCTACATCAGGAGGTGCCTGTACCATTGTAGCTGATAGATGTATCGATTCGGGACTGGAAGTCCCTGATTTAACCAAGGAGAGTAAGGAACGTTTAAAAGCAATTCTCCCTGACTTTGGAGCACCTCAAAACCCGTTTGACACCACAGCCCAAATTTTGAACAACCCTGAGTATTTAAAACAAGGTTTGGAGGTCCTTATCAATGATCCAAATATAGATGCTATGATTCTCATGTTAACAATATTAGCAGGATCTGTCGCTACCCATGTTGCCGAAGATATTATTGAACTCTCACAGTTAAGCGATAAACCAATTATTGTCGCTTGGACAATAGCTGAAAATCTAGCAAAGGAGGGAATGAACAAACTGAGAAAGGCCAAAGTACCACTTTACCCCAGTCCTGAAAGAGCGGTGAAGTCTCTGCAAGTAATGCAGCAATACAAGCGATTTTTAGAGGAATGGGAGCGAAAAAAAGAGGTCTATAATGTGGCTTTGCTAAAAAATGTTCCGGTGGTTGATTATAGTATACATTCAAAACATTAA
- a CDS encoding acetate--CoA ligase family protein, whose amino-acid sequence MNLEEINRILMSVQQQCRSVLTEIESKQILQSIGIPVSPYYMAVSSAEAVHYAQKIGYPVVLKIVSPDISHKTDAKGVMLNLKNEREVEQAYKEIMHNACQYKADAQIVGVSVQKMAKKGTEVIIGTKRDPVFGPVLLFGMGGIFVEVLEDVTLKTLPVADEDIDNMFKEIKLSPLLRGYRENPPADLDFVKDIIFKLAKFCEHYPQVKEMEINPLFVYPSGEGACAVDARMFVDN is encoded by the coding sequence ATGAATTTGGAGGAAATTAATCGTATTTTGATGTCTGTACAACAACAATGCCGTAGTGTCTTAACAGAGATAGAATCAAAACAGATTTTACAATCCATAGGTATACCTGTTTCTCCATATTATATGGCTGTTTCCTCTGCAGAGGCCGTTCATTATGCACAGAAAATTGGATATCCGGTCGTTTTAAAAATTGTTTCTCCTGATATTTCCCATAAAACAGATGCTAAAGGTGTTATGCTTAACCTAAAAAATGAAAGGGAAGTAGAGCAGGCTTATAAGGAAATTATGCATAATGCTTGTCAATACAAAGCGGATGCACAGATAGTAGGGGTATCAGTACAAAAAATGGCTAAAAAAGGAACAGAAGTTATTATCGGTACTAAACGTGATCCTGTTTTTGGCCCTGTATTACTTTTCGGCATGGGGGGGATTTTTGTGGAAGTATTGGAAGATGTAACGTTGAAAACCTTGCCCGTTGCCGACGAAGATATTGATAACATGTTTAAGGAGATTAAATTAAGTCCATTGCTAAGGGGTTATCGGGAAAACCCTCCTGCTGATTTGGATTTTGTCAAGGATATTATTTTTAAGCTGGCTAAATTTTGTGAGCATTACCCGCAAGTTAAAGAAATGGAAATCAACCCTTTGTTTGTCTATCCATCTGGGGAAGGAGCATGTGCAGTAGATGCTCGGATGTTTGTTGACAATTAA
- a CDS encoding NAD(P)-dependent oxidoreductase yields MSAETKGLINKDALSQMKIHSDINKCGQRRGGIVVEEDLYYALTSGQILGAALDVNDNPKQKGLFP; encoded by the coding sequence ATGTCCGCAGAAACCAAAGGTTTAATTAATAAGGATGCGCTGTCACAAATGAAAATCCACAGCGATATTAATAAATGTGGCCAGAGGAGAGGCGGTATTGTGGTTGAAGAAGATCTTTACTATGCATTAACAAGTGGTCAAATTCTAGGAGCTGCACTTGATGTAAATGATAATCCAAAACAGAAAGGATTGTTTCCATGA
- a CDS encoding acyl-CoA dehydrogenase family protein — protein MNFDLSEENVQVKNMARKFAEKEIIPHVKSYEDHGKFPKDILQKMGQAGMFGACFPERYGGSELGFLNFAIIAEEISRAHPAFGYAFNMQAMTCPLTILNWGTEEQIENYVPRLIAADYIGMFALTESGGGSDAAGSMKTTARLKGEGYELNGSKMFITFANEADVGVLFAKTDTAAGVKGITAFIIETDRPGFDAKPIEISSLGHMMRSCEVFLDQYRIPIQNRLGQEGEGFKIAMNALDYGRLSVAARLVGIAQGCIDAAIQYCNERVVGGRRIGEYQMIQHLIADMVVETEAARMLVYKSAYLKDKGEAATRESAHAKYYAAEVATKVSRSAFEIFGGYALTDEYPILKYLSYANMLHVGEGSANVQRILIAQDALGWKNANRHHINRKFSLKSDL, from the coding sequence ATGAATTTTGATCTAAGTGAAGAAAATGTGCAGGTTAAAAACATGGCCCGCAAATTTGCTGAAAAGGAAATTATCCCTCACGTTAAAAGCTATGAAGATCATGGCAAGTTTCCTAAGGACATACTGCAGAAAATGGGCCAGGCTGGAATGTTCGGGGCTTGTTTTCCTGAAAGATACGGTGGATCAGAACTAGGATTTTTAAACTTTGCCATCATTGCTGAAGAAATTTCACGTGCGCACCCCGCTTTTGGTTACGCTTTCAACATGCAAGCCATGACCTGTCCGCTTACCATACTCAACTGGGGAACGGAAGAACAAATAGAAAATTATGTTCCCCGTTTAATTGCAGCAGATTATATCGGGATGTTTGCCTTGACCGAATCGGGAGGCGGATCCGATGCGGCAGGATCTATGAAGACGACGGCCAGGTTAAAAGGAGAAGGCTACGAACTTAATGGGTCTAAAATGTTTATTACGTTTGCCAATGAGGCAGATGTAGGGGTATTATTTGCAAAAACCGATACGGCTGCAGGCGTGAAAGGAATTACAGCTTTTATTATTGAAACGGACAGACCCGGATTTGATGCCAAACCAATCGAGATCAGTTCTTTGGGGCACATGATGAGAAGTTGTGAAGTTTTTCTAGATCAATATAGGATCCCAATACAAAACAGACTGGGTCAAGAAGGGGAAGGATTTAAAATAGCCATGAATGCGTTAGATTACGGACGTTTAAGTGTTGCTGCCCGTCTGGTTGGCATTGCTCAAGGATGTATCGATGCGGCCATTCAATATTGCAACGAGCGTGTGGTAGGCGGACGCCGCATTGGAGAGTATCAGATGATTCAACACTTAATCGCTGACATGGTTGTAGAGACCGAAGCAGCCCGGATGCTTGTGTATAAAAGTGCTTATTTAAAGGATAAAGGAGAGGCAGCCACCCGTGAAAGTGCCCATGCAAAGTATTATGCTGCAGAAGTGGCGACCAAAGTGAGTAGAAGCGCCTTTGAAATATTTGGGGGTTACGCTCTTACGGATGAGTATCCTATCTTAAAATATCTGAGTTATGCTAATATGTTGCATGTCGGGGAAGGGTCGGCCAATGTGCAAAGAATCTTAATTGCCCAGGATGCGCTGGGATGGAAAAATGCAAATCGACACCACATCAACAGAAAGTTTTCATTAAAAAGTGATTTATAA
- a CDS encoding MFS transporter — translation MLKIMSYPKIKIINPLLAQSISAFGVLFLPPIAPFIVTEFSISGLLTGLTLSSFYFGAIVSSFLTGSIVSYLGVRKSIVISLLILGVFIILASLTQSLTLMLLLFIMAGTGYSLINPAINQLITQDFSREVRGLAMSIKQTGVTLGGAIAASLLPFLTAVFDWRSSVFITGLIIIGISFYFLFILRSYEAPKLANHFSPGQMWGGINVIFHNLDLMRLSMVSFFLVGAQFSFFMYFVLYLNNDVGYSVAFASTLLAFPKVQAPLDEWFGGC, via the coding sequence GTGTTAAAAATAATGAGTTACCCTAAAATTAAAATTATTAATCCATTGCTAGCTCAAAGTATTTCAGCTTTTGGTGTTTTATTCCTTCCCCCGATAGCTCCTTTTATCGTCACAGAGTTCAGTATATCAGGACTTTTAACAGGTTTAACATTGTCTTCATTTTATTTTGGGGCAATCGTTTCTTCATTTTTGACCGGCAGTATTGTTTCCTATCTGGGAGTCCGAAAGTCGATAGTTATTTCTCTGTTGATCCTGGGGGTTTTTATTATACTCGCTTCTCTTACACAATCGTTGACACTTATGCTTCTTCTTTTTATTATGGCAGGGACAGGTTACAGTCTAATCAATCCGGCTATTAACCAGTTAATTACACAAGATTTTAGCAGGGAAGTCAGGGGACTAGCTATGAGTATCAAACAGACCGGTGTCACTCTTGGAGGGGCAATAGCTGCATCGTTATTGCCTTTCTTAACCGCTGTATTTGATTGGAGAAGCTCTGTCTTTATCACTGGTCTTATCATCATTGGCATTTCCTTTTATTTTTTGTTTATCCTGAGATCATACGAAGCACCAAAGCTTGCAAACCATTTCAGTCCAGGACAAATGTGGGGGGGAATAAATGTGATTTTCCACAATTTGGACCTAATGCGTTTGAGCATGGTTTCTTTCTTTTTAGTTGGTGCACAGTTCTCTTTTTTTATGTACTTTGTGTTATATCTCAATAACGACGTCGGTTATTCTGTAGCTTTTGCCAGTACTTTACTTGCCTTTCCCAAGGTTCAGGCGCCGTTGGACGAGTGGTTTGGGGGATGCTGA
- a CDS encoding CaiB/BaiF CoA transferase family protein, protein MENALGDIRILDLSRVLAGPMGSMLLGDLGADVIRVEAPGGTDDIRNWWPFANGESTYYLCTNRNKRSITINLKTEEGKDLFKQFVAKADVVLENFKTGTLDRLGLGYKILQKVNPSIILCSVTGYGQTGPYRDRPGYDPVIQAVGGLMEVTGHPEGEPTRVGIPIVDIMAAQYVAIGIMGAIRERDRTGKGCHLDISLLDVMVSSLANIASSYLLTGYVAKRVGNEHNNITPYEVFLCKDRPIMIAAGNDGLFKKLAIALGHPEWAEDERLKTNTDRLQNRKLLRELIEKELATKTAGEWTEWLNTVGVPCGPVNNIKDVFEHPQVKEREVTQEVEHPCLGSIPLLKNPIRVNNQSIPIHKHPPILGEHTELVLKQVLGLNDEKIKELREKKVI, encoded by the coding sequence ATGGAAAATGCATTGGGCGACATACGTATTTTGGATCTGTCCCGTGTCCTTGCTGGACCAATGGGGTCCATGTTACTGGGCGATTTGGGCGCAGATGTTATCCGTGTGGAAGCACCCGGTGGAACGGATGATATTCGTAATTGGTGGCCTTTTGCTAACGGAGAAAGCACCTATTACTTATGTACCAACCGTAATAAACGTTCTATAACAATTAATTTAAAAACTGAAGAAGGAAAGGACCTTTTTAAGCAATTTGTAGCCAAGGCTGACGTTGTCCTTGAGAATTTTAAAACAGGAACACTTGACCGTTTAGGATTAGGGTATAAAATATTACAAAAAGTTAATCCCAGTATTATATTATGTTCTGTTACGGGATATGGTCAAACGGGCCCCTACCGAGATAGGCCGGGTTACGATCCAGTTATTCAAGCTGTGGGAGGATTAATGGAAGTTACAGGGCATCCTGAGGGCGAGCCAACCCGAGTCGGGATTCCGATTGTAGATATTATGGCTGCTCAGTATGTGGCCATTGGCATCATGGGGGCCATTAGGGAAAGGGATCGAACCGGCAAAGGGTGTCATTTGGATATCTCATTGTTGGACGTTATGGTAAGCTCTTTAGCTAACATTGCAAGCAGCTACCTCTTAACCGGTTATGTTGCCAAACGAGTCGGAAATGAACATAACAACATTACCCCCTACGAGGTTTTTCTTTGTAAAGATAGACCAATTATGATTGCTGCCGGGAATGACGGATTGTTTAAAAAACTGGCTATAGCTCTGGGACATCCAGAGTGGGCTGAAGATGAAAGATTAAAAACAAATACGGATCGTCTGCAAAACAGAAAGCTGTTAAGAGAATTGATTGAAAAAGAATTGGCAACCAAAACGGCCGGTGAGTGGACTGAATGGCTTAACACTGTCGGGGTTCCATGCGGTCCAGTCAACAATATTAAAGATGTCTTTGAGCATCCCCAGGTCAAAGAAAGGGAAGTGACACAGGAAGTGGAGCACCCTTGTCTGGGATCGATTCCTTTGTTAAAGAACCCGATCCGAGTTAACAATCAGTCGATTCCCATTCACAAGCATCCCCCGATTTTAGGTGAACACACTGAGTTAGTTCTTAAACAAGTACTTGGCTTGAATGATGAGAAAATTAAGGAACTAAGAGAGAAGAAGGTTATTTGA